One window of Anthonomus grandis grandis unplaced genomic scaffold, icAntGran1.3 ctg00000557.1, whole genome shotgun sequence genomic DNA carries:
- the LOC126749724 gene encoding uncharacterized protein LOC126749724 isoform X2, whose translation MVGIHRSVTWSPGQSRVHKELAIMVSKRKFWNPKKWFRKKQKTSDDHVVHSHQEQRETEGPRSRSTEELSTDEEPVRSHDVRNSTSMHPGLSVSHDSVFHPLNSGSSDLELDGAQSSSSLSMSQPLGDPKLQVN comes from the exons ATGGTGGGAATCCATAGGTCGGTCACTTGGTCTCCTGGTCAATCCAGAGTCCATAAGGAGTTGGCCATAA TGGTCTCGAAGCGGAAGTTCTGGAACCCGAAGAAATGGTTCCGGAAAAAGCAGAAAACGAGCGACGATCACGTGGTGCACTCGCATCAGGAGCAGAGGGAGACGGAGGGACCTCGCAGTCGGTCTACGGAGGAACTGTCCACCGACGAGGAACCAGTGAGGAG tCACGACGTGCGAAACTCGACGAGTATGCACCCGGGACTGAGCGTATCGCACGACAGCGTCTTTCATCCGCTAAACTCGGGTTCGTCCGATCTAGAGCTGGATGGAGCCCAAAGTTCCTCGTCCCTCTCCATGTCTCAGCCCTTGGGAGATCCAAAGTTAcaggtaaattaa
- the LOC126749724 gene encoding uncharacterized protein LOC126749724 isoform X1 produces MSTTVGAHSGAGPLSLMSCVRESSPLQDYEPDIEKNVVSKRKFWNPKKWFRKKQKTSDDHVVHSHQEQRETEGPRSRSTEELSTDEEPVRSHDVRNSTSMHPGLSVSHDSVFHPLNSGSSDLELDGAQSSSSLSMSQPLGDPKLQVN; encoded by the exons ATGTCAACGACTGTTGGGGCGCATTCGGGGGCTGGACCCCTGAGCCTTATGTCGTGTGTACGCGAATCCTCCCCCCTGCAGGACTACGAGCCCGACATCGAGAAAAACG TGGTCTCGAAGCGGAAGTTCTGGAACCCGAAGAAATGGTTCCGGAAAAAGCAGAAAACGAGCGACGATCACGTGGTGCACTCGCATCAGGAGCAGAGGGAGACGGAGGGACCTCGCAGTCGGTCTACGGAGGAACTGTCCACCGACGAGGAACCAGTGAGGAG tCACGACGTGCGAAACTCGACGAGTATGCACCCGGGACTGAGCGTATCGCACGACAGCGTCTTTCATCCGCTAAACTCGGGTTCGTCCGATCTAGAGCTGGATGGAGCCCAAAGTTCCTCGTCCCTCTCCATGTCTCAGCCCTTGGGAGATCCAAAGTTAcaggtaaattaa